A window of Brevibacterium ihuae contains these coding sequences:
- the ftsY gene encoding signal recognition particle-docking protein FtsY — MDPISLIALLGALVLVLVVSGIALYGPPRTKRPPRDLPATTPDLTSPPDTAEAPPEVEEVPEDVVVEPLPEEPARELETPTEPRTRLARLRARLAKSNSSLGRGLLSLLSRDTLDESTWEEIEDTLIMADLGVDPATELVDRLRERVRVLGTRDPQTVRDLLREELIAVVDPTMDRGLNVRRDDSDPAVVLVVGVNGAGKTTTVGKIARVLVAEDRSVLLGAADTFRAAAAEQLTTWGERVGVETVRGLEGADPASVAYTAVERGMQEGTDVVLIDTAGRLQNKKGLMDELGKVKRVAARPLSDGHDSVDEVLLVLDATTGQNGMQQAKVFSEAVDITGIVLTKLDGTAKGGIVVAVQRALGVPVKLIGLGEGADDLAPFDAAGFVDALLAEQ; from the coding sequence GTGGATCCCATCAGTCTCATCGCCCTCCTCGGCGCCCTCGTCCTCGTGCTCGTCGTGTCGGGCATCGCGCTCTACGGACCGCCGCGCACCAAGCGTCCGCCGCGCGACCTGCCGGCCACGACCCCCGACCTCACGTCCCCGCCGGACACCGCAGAGGCGCCGCCGGAGGTCGAGGAGGTGCCCGAGGACGTCGTCGTCGAGCCGCTCCCGGAGGAGCCCGCGCGCGAGCTCGAGACCCCCACCGAGCCGCGCACCCGCCTCGCCCGGCTCCGCGCGCGCCTCGCGAAGTCGAACTCCTCCCTGGGCCGCGGGTTGCTCTCGCTGCTCTCCCGCGACACCCTCGACGAGTCGACGTGGGAGGAGATCGAGGACACGCTCATCATGGCCGACCTCGGGGTGGACCCCGCCACCGAGCTCGTCGACCGGCTCCGCGAGCGGGTGCGGGTGCTCGGCACCCGCGATCCGCAGACCGTCCGCGACCTCCTGCGTGAGGAGCTCATCGCAGTCGTCGACCCGACGATGGACCGCGGCCTCAACGTCCGCCGCGACGATTCCGACCCCGCCGTCGTCCTCGTCGTCGGCGTCAACGGCGCCGGCAAGACGACGACCGTCGGCAAGATCGCCCGCGTCCTCGTCGCCGAGGACCGCTCGGTGCTGCTCGGCGCCGCCGACACCTTCCGCGCCGCCGCCGCCGAACAGCTCACCACGTGGGGCGAGCGCGTGGGCGTCGAGACCGTGCGCGGCCTCGAGGGCGCCGACCCGGCCTCGGTCGCGTACACCGCGGTCGAGCGGGGGATGCAGGAGGGCACCGACGTCGTCCTCATCGATACCGCCGGCCGCCTGCAGAACAAGAAGGGCCTCATGGACGAGCTCGGCAAGGTCAAGCGCGTCGCCGCGCGGCCGCTGTCGGACGGACACGATTCCGTCGACGAGGTCCTCCTCGTGCTCGACGCGACCACCGGTCAGAACGGAATGCAGCAGGCCAAGGTCTTCTCCGAGGCCGTGGACATCACCGGCATCGTGCTCACCAAGCTCGACGGCACCGCGAAGGGCGGCATCGTCGTCGCGGTGCAGCGCGCGCTCGGCGTGCCGGTCAAGCTCATCGGGCTCGGCGAGGGGGCCGACGACCTCGCGCCCTTCGACGCCGCCGGCTTCGTCGACGCGCTGCTCGCCGAGCAGTGA
- the smc gene encoding chromosome segregation protein SMC — protein sequence MYLKSLSLRGFKSFASATRIDLEPGITCVVGPNGSGKSNVVDALAWVMGEQGAKNLRGGKMDDVIFAGTAQRQALGRAEVSLTIDNTDGAIPIEYTEVTISRTLFRTGGSEYAVNGAPARLLDIQELLNDSGLGKEMHVIVGQGRLDQILHADPLERRGFIEEAAGVLKHRRRKDKALRKLTGLQTNLDRLSDLRAELARQLGPLGRQAKAAKRAAVVQATLRDTAARLLADDIVQAQARLASAAGPADAAARTAELEAEVAALDARIGELEAELTGHEAGTEEIRRRLRTAGTQAARATALAQRAGDRVHYLQQAPPERTGETPAALRERAERYASDLSKVRSEVTDAAETLTALTERREESQARLTAAEAALTAERARISAQLRSRADLQSAREVAHKTLTDAQTGLTALDTTEADLTERLTAARTRLTEAQSAAEASESGETELDAAHEAALAEQTALTQRTDALRAELREVDTDIGQAEARAEALRIGTRLAAATAEILEADIPGVRAAVGDLLTIEAGYETAVTAVLDHAAEAILVDAPDAALAVLEHVGPDTLVDVVIADPAAASAPAGEGADAPVPTGASASGPRPLRALVTTPDAGLASLLDSLLAGVMTAPDLAHALAALRADPRAVSVTPTGEVVSARGIRRAGSAEAARIATRAALAETEEVLDGLRIRRTELAAAAAELAPEQERVRAAVDAALTALHESDARIVTAGEELSRAAAAVDALDSRLRELAASRERLTADAGAARTALADADTALAENSETVDAEPDTGERDALAAAVRQLGEEAMEARIALRSVEDRAGFLTDRVAALRRQAEAEEAAREQAARAAARRRAQAASAGELARIAASLAAHLTDLESGAEEELAASRERRAGLESALAEARTRRRERADGLAELTRVEHEAQLARERHVIHLDELTRRAQAEIGLSVDHLVEQFGPHLPVPGAAADDPETPFVRAAVEKAHAAAERSLRSIGAVNPLALEEYAALTERHDFLEKQITDIEVSRRDLMGLVREVDDHVKEVFAAAFADTQREFADIFTRLFPGGEGALTLTEPDDMLTTGVEVHARPAGKKVKRLSLLSGGERSLVAVAMLVAIFKARPSPFYVMDEVEAALDDVNLSRLLTVFRELRESSQLIVITHQKRTMEIADALYGVTMAGSGISEVISQRIHPPA from the coding sequence ATGTACCTCAAGTCCCTGTCCCTGCGCGGCTTCAAGTCGTTCGCGTCCGCCACGCGCATCGACCTCGAGCCGGGGATCACCTGCGTCGTCGGACCGAACGGGTCGGGGAAGTCCAATGTCGTCGACGCGCTCGCGTGGGTCATGGGGGAGCAGGGGGCGAAGAACCTGCGCGGCGGCAAGATGGACGACGTGATCTTCGCCGGCACCGCCCAGCGACAGGCGCTCGGCCGCGCCGAGGTCAGCCTGACGATCGACAACACCGACGGCGCGATCCCCATCGAGTACACGGAGGTGACGATCTCCCGCACGCTCTTCCGCACCGGCGGCAGCGAGTACGCGGTCAACGGCGCACCGGCGCGCCTCCTCGACATCCAGGAGCTCCTCAACGACTCGGGGCTCGGCAAGGAGATGCACGTCATCGTCGGCCAGGGCAGGCTCGACCAGATCCTCCACGCCGACCCGCTCGAGCGGCGCGGCTTCATCGAGGAGGCGGCGGGGGTCCTCAAGCACCGCCGCCGCAAGGACAAGGCGCTGCGGAAGCTCACCGGGCTGCAGACCAACCTCGACCGGCTCTCCGACCTCCGCGCCGAGCTCGCCCGCCAGCTCGGGCCGCTCGGCCGACAGGCGAAGGCCGCCAAGCGCGCCGCCGTCGTCCAGGCGACCCTCCGCGACACCGCCGCCCGCCTGCTCGCCGACGATATCGTCCAGGCGCAGGCCCGCCTCGCCTCCGCGGCCGGCCCCGCGGACGCCGCGGCGCGCACCGCCGAGCTCGAAGCCGAGGTCGCCGCGCTCGACGCCCGGATCGGCGAGCTCGAGGCGGAGCTCACCGGCCACGAGGCCGGGACGGAGGAGATCCGCCGCCGGCTCCGCACCGCCGGCACCCAGGCGGCCCGCGCCACCGCGCTCGCCCAGCGCGCCGGCGACCGCGTCCACTACCTGCAGCAGGCCCCGCCCGAGCGCACCGGCGAGACCCCGGCCGCGCTGCGCGAGCGCGCCGAGCGCTACGCCTCCGACCTCAGCAAGGTCCGCAGCGAGGTCACGGACGCCGCCGAGACCCTCACCGCGCTCACCGAGCGCCGCGAGGAGAGCCAGGCCCGTCTCACCGCGGCCGAAGCCGCCCTCACGGCCGAGCGCGCCCGCATCTCCGCCCAGCTGCGCTCGCGGGCCGACCTGCAGAGCGCGCGCGAGGTCGCCCACAAGACGCTCACCGACGCGCAGACCGGTCTCACCGCACTCGACACGACGGAGGCCGATCTCACCGAAAGGCTCACCGCGGCCCGCACCCGGCTCACCGAGGCGCAGTCCGCGGCGGAGGCTTCGGAGTCGGGGGAGACCGAGCTCGACGCCGCCCACGAAGCCGCGCTCGCCGAGCAGACGGCGCTCACCCAGCGCACGGACGCGCTCCGCGCCGAGCTGCGGGAGGTCGACACCGACATCGGACAGGCCGAGGCGCGCGCGGAGGCGCTGCGGATCGGCACCCGGCTCGCCGCCGCGACCGCGGAGATCCTCGAGGCGGACATCCCCGGCGTCCGCGCAGCCGTCGGCGACCTGCTCACCATCGAGGCCGGGTACGAGACCGCGGTCACCGCCGTCCTCGACCACGCCGCGGAGGCCATCCTCGTCGACGCCCCGGACGCGGCGCTCGCCGTTCTCGAGCACGTCGGACCCGACACCCTCGTCGACGTCGTCATCGCCGATCCCGCCGCAGCGTCAGCCCCCGCGGGCGAGGGAGCGGACGCACCGGTGCCGACCGGCGCCTCGGCGTCGGGTCCACGCCCATTACGCGCACTCGTCACCACCCCGGACGCCGGCCTCGCGTCCCTCCTCGACAGCCTGCTCGCCGGCGTCATGACCGCCCCCGACCTCGCGCACGCCCTCGCCGCCCTCCGCGCGGACCCGCGGGCCGTGTCCGTGACCCCGACCGGCGAGGTCGTCAGTGCCCGCGGCATCCGCCGCGCCGGTTCCGCAGAGGCCGCGCGGATCGCCACCCGGGCGGCGCTCGCGGAGACCGAGGAGGTCCTGGACGGGCTCCGCATCCGCCGCACCGAGCTCGCCGCCGCCGCGGCCGAGCTCGCCCCCGAGCAGGAGCGGGTCCGCGCCGCCGTCGACGCGGCGCTCACTGCCCTCCACGAATCCGATGCCCGGATCGTCACCGCCGGCGAGGAGCTGTCTCGCGCCGCCGCCGCGGTCGACGCGCTCGACTCCCGGCTGCGCGAGCTCGCGGCCTCCCGCGAGCGCCTCACCGCCGACGCCGGGGCCGCCCGCACCGCACTCGCCGACGCCGACACCGCGCTCGCGGAGAACTCCGAGACCGTCGACGCGGAACCGGACACCGGGGAGCGCGACGCCCTCGCAGCCGCCGTCCGACAGCTCGGCGAGGAGGCCATGGAGGCCCGGATCGCACTGCGCTCGGTCGAGGACCGCGCCGGCTTCCTCACCGACCGGGTCGCGGCACTGCGCCGCCAGGCCGAGGCCGAGGAGGCCGCCCGCGAACAGGCCGCCCGCGCCGCCGCCCGGCGCCGCGCCCAGGCCGCGAGCGCCGGGGAGCTCGCCCGCATCGCGGCGTCGCTCGCCGCTCACCTCACGGACCTCGAATCCGGTGCCGAGGAGGAGCTCGCCGCCTCGCGGGAGCGCCGGGCCGGGCTCGAGTCCGCGCTCGCCGAAGCGCGCACCCGGCGCCGGGAGCGGGCCGACGGCCTCGCCGAGCTCACCCGGGTCGAGCACGAGGCGCAGCTCGCCCGGGAGCGCCACGTCATCCACCTCGACGAGCTCACCCGCCGCGCGCAGGCGGAGATCGGGCTCTCCGTCGACCACCTCGTCGAGCAGTTCGGGCCCCACCTGCCGGTGCCCGGTGCCGCGGCGGACGACCCGGAGACCCCGTTCGTCCGCGCCGCGGTGGAAAAGGCGCACGCGGCGGCCGAGCGGAGCCTCAGGTCGATCGGCGCGGTCAACCCGCTCGCGCTCGAGGAGTACGCCGCGCTCACCGAGCGGCACGACTTCCTCGAGAAGCAGATCACCGACATCGAGGTGAGCCGGCGCGACCTCATGGGACTCGTGCGCGAGGTCGACGACCACGTCAAGGAGGTCTTCGCCGCAGCCTTCGCCGACACCCAGCGCGAGTTCGCCGACATCTTCACCCGGCTGTTCCCCGGCGGCGAGGGCGCGCTCACCCTCACCGAGCCCGACGACATGCTCACCACCGGCGTCGAGGTCCACGCGCGCCCGGCCGGCAAGAAGGTCAAGCGGCTCTCGCTGCTGTCCGGCGGGGAGCGCTCGCTCGTCGCCGTCGCGATGCTCGTCGCGATCTTCAAGGCCCGGCCGAGCCCTTTCTACGTCATGGACGAGGTCGAGGCCGCGCTCGACGACGTCAACCTCTCGCGCCTACTCACCGTGTTCCGCGAGCTTCGGGAGTCCTCGCAGCTCATCGTCATCACCCACCAGAAGCGCACGATGGAGATCGCCGACGCGCTCTACGGCGTGACGATGGCCGGCAGCGGCATCTCCGAGGTCATCTCTCAGCGAATTCACCCGCCGGCCTGA
- the mutM gene encoding bifunctional DNA-formamidopyrimidine glycosylase/DNA-(apurinic or apyrimidinic site) lyase, which yields MPELPEVESVRRGLETWARGRRVARVRVLEPRILGTTSQRVIAPGAAADFAELLAGHVLASVERRGKFLWLPLDTHAATPWQPWARTADDRDLRTPPLALSVHLGMSGQFRVHTAADPLHRHTRAILDLDPADVDSDPADVDGRPAASELRFVDQRIFGHLGVEPLVPDRWTAGDRYVPASAAHIAADPLEPGFDAEAVARRIQRKRTVLKAALLDQTTVSGIGNIYADEALFAAGVHPLAPTRTTRISRIRAVLAESAAVMRAALAQGGTSFDSLYVHVNGESGYFARSLQVYGRTGEPCRRCGTPITRLVVGGRSSHVCPACQRTPRPSRIS from the coding sequence GTGCCTGAGCTCCCCGAGGTCGAGAGCGTCCGCCGAGGACTTGAGACGTGGGCGCGGGGCCGCCGCGTTGCCCGAGTGCGGGTCCTCGAACCGCGGATCCTCGGCACGACCTCGCAGCGGGTCATCGCCCCCGGTGCCGCAGCCGACTTCGCCGAACTGCTCGCCGGGCACGTCCTCGCCTCCGTCGAGCGCCGCGGCAAGTTCCTCTGGCTGCCGCTCGACACGCACGCCGCGACTCCCTGGCAGCCCTGGGCGAGGACTGCCGATGACCGCGATCTGCGCACTCCACCGCTCGCGCTGTCCGTCCATCTGGGGATGAGCGGCCAATTCCGCGTCCACACGGCTGCGGACCCGCTCCACCGCCACACCCGGGCGATCCTCGACCTCGACCCGGCGGACGTCGACTCCGACCCGGCGGACGTCGACGGTCGGCCCGCGGCATCCGAGCTCCGGTTCGTCGACCAGCGCATCTTCGGGCACCTCGGCGTCGAGCCGCTCGTCCCCGACCGGTGGACCGCGGGGGACCGGTACGTGCCCGCCTCGGCCGCGCACATCGCCGCCGACCCCCTCGAACCGGGGTTCGACGCCGAGGCTGTCGCCCGGCGGATCCAGCGGAAGCGGACCGTGCTCAAGGCCGCTCTCCTCGACCAGACGACGGTGAGCGGGATCGGGAACATCTATGCCGACGAGGCGCTCTTCGCCGCCGGCGTCCATCCGCTCGCGCCCACCCGCACGACGCGGATCTCGCGCATCCGGGCGGTGCTGGCCGAATCCGCGGCGGTCATGCGCGCCGCCCTCGCCCAGGGCGGCACGAGCTTCGACTCCCTCTACGTCCACGTCAACGGGGAGTCGGGGTACTTCGCGCGGAGCCTCCAGGTCTACGGCCGCACCGGGGAGCCCTGCCGGCGCTGCGGCACCCCGATCACCCGGCTCGTCGTCGGCGGCCGGTCCTCGCACGTGTGCCCCGCATGCCAGCGGACGCCGCGGCCGTCCCGGATAAGCTGA
- the rnc gene encoding ribonuclease III yields the protein MESRPDFGDLTERLGVDIDPETLRCALTHRSYAFENGGIPTNERLEFLGDAVLQLVATESLFFDNPDLPEGRLAKMRSAVVNTRALAAIGRRLGIGEFVLLGKGEELTGGRDKDSILADTVESLIGAAYVGCGPDDAFALVHRLIDTMLHDAVRLGAGMDYKTTLQEAAADLKLGPVTYTITSEGPDHARVFTAVAVLGEAAWGSGEGSSKKAAEARAAEAAVRTIVEQHPGARR from the coding sequence GTGGAGTCCCGACCGGACTTCGGTGATCTCACCGAGCGTCTCGGGGTCGATATCGACCCCGAGACGCTTCGCTGTGCTCTCACGCATCGGAGCTACGCGTTCGAGAACGGCGGCATCCCGACGAACGAGCGGCTCGAGTTCCTCGGCGACGCGGTGCTCCAGCTCGTCGCCACCGAATCGCTGTTCTTCGACAACCCCGACCTCCCCGAAGGGAGGCTGGCGAAGATGCGCTCGGCCGTCGTCAACACCCGCGCGCTCGCCGCGATCGGCCGCCGCCTGGGGATCGGGGAGTTCGTGCTCCTCGGCAAGGGCGAGGAGCTCACCGGGGGACGCGACAAGGACTCGATCCTCGCCGACACCGTCGAATCGCTCATCGGTGCGGCCTATGTGGGCTGCGGCCCGGACGACGCCTTCGCGCTCGTCCACCGCCTCATCGACACCATGCTCCACGACGCGGTCCGCCTGGGTGCCGGGATGGACTACAAGACCACGCTCCAGGAGGCCGCGGCGGACCTCAAGCTCGGCCCGGTGACCTACACGATCACCTCCGAGGGGCCCGACCACGCGCGCGTGTTCACCGCGGTCGCCGTGCTCGGCGAGGCCGCGTGGGGCAGCGGCGAAGGGAGCTCGAAGAAGGCGGCCGAGGCCCGGGCCGCCGAGGCCGCGGTCCGCACCATCGTCGAGCAGCACCCGGGCGCCCGCCGCTGA
- the rpmF gene encoding 50S ribosomal protein L32, giving the protein MAVPKRKMSRSNTRHRRSQWKAQVPTLVKTVENGRVVYSRPHQAKVVEDSAGTPLFLEYKGRKVADI; this is encoded by the coding sequence GTGGCTGTTCCGAAGCGCAAGATGTCGCGCAGCAACACCCGCCACCGTCGTTCGCAGTGGAAGGCCCAGGTTCCGACCCTGGTCAAGACTGTGGAGAACGGTCGCGTTGTGTACTCGCGCCCCCACCAGGCCAAGGTCGTCGAGGATTCGGCCGGCACCCCGCTGTTCCTTGAGTACAAGGGACGCAAGGTCGCCGACATCTGA
- a CDS encoding YceD family protein, with protein sequence MRNRSELVLDLRKLGLIDRPGEWSRLDTTVPAPEDLRIEMIGVPEGAPMELALQLESVVEGIYVSGSVRAVAHGQDARTLEDLELPLDVAITELFVYELEPGDEESYTVDRDRLDLEPAIRDAVVMALPFRPVKDDDGEDFRYTLGEDLPESVPETDPRWAALKTVLDEKKES encoded by the coding sequence ATGCGGAACAGATCCGAGCTCGTGCTCGACCTCCGGAAACTGGGTCTCATCGACAGACCCGGCGAATGGTCGCGGCTGGACACCACGGTTCCGGCCCCCGAGGACCTGCGAATCGAAATGATCGGCGTGCCCGAGGGCGCACCGATGGAGCTCGCGCTCCAGCTCGAGAGCGTTGTCGAGGGGATCTATGTCTCCGGCAGCGTCCGTGCTGTGGCGCACGGGCAGGATGCCCGGACGCTCGAGGACCTGGAGCTGCCGCTCGATGTGGCGATCACGGAACTCTTCGTCTACGAGCTCGAGCCCGGGGACGAGGAGTCGTACACGGTCGATCGCGACCGGCTCGACCTCGAACCGGCGATTCGGGACGCAGTCGTGATGGCTTTGCCGTTCCGTCCTGTGAAGGACGACGACGGGGAGGACTTCCGGTACACGCTGGGCGAGGATCTGCCCGAGAGCGTGCCGGAGACGGACCCCCGCTGGGCGGCTCTAAAGACCGTGTTGGACGAGAAGAAAGAGAGCTAG
- a CDS encoding MFS transporter, whose product MTAGSGPAPARERGPGWFTALILFTLVVHAAYNGIRVLISYRTLELGGGAAVLGLVTATFSLAPLLAAIPIGRWVDRGYAMPVMWLGTALTILPAAGAAWAPSIPLLIAANMALGMGQVLTTVSGQALIPQSFPVSDLNRRFGTLTIGVSTGQAIGVPLAGLIAGTGADAHIQPAMWAMAGVAALAVPAMIGVARRPAVRHVPRAEARASVQSPLTILRTQGMKPAIFASMATLAAVDIMTAYLPLIGQRHGLGVQTVTLLLTVRTLASIVSRMFIGRLTPRVPFVALLALASLTGGIALLLVPVVPGFWGLAVLMACAGFAFGLTQPLTMTWVSTLADPANRAAVLSIRLAGNRLSQVAIPSLAAGVAVLGTTGSVFGLSGAILVTAAASTALRGSPPTGTSRRKHLD is encoded by the coding sequence ATGACGGCGGGCTCCGGACCCGCACCCGCCCGGGAGCGCGGTCCCGGCTGGTTCACCGCGCTCATCCTCTTCACGCTCGTCGTCCACGCAGCCTACAACGGGATCCGCGTCCTCATCTCCTACCGCACGCTCGAGCTCGGCGGGGGCGCGGCCGTGCTCGGCCTCGTCACCGCGACCTTCTCGCTCGCGCCGCTGCTCGCCGCGATCCCGATCGGCCGCTGGGTCGACCGCGGGTACGCGATGCCGGTGATGTGGCTCGGCACCGCGCTGACGATCCTCCCCGCGGCCGGCGCGGCCTGGGCGCCGAGCATCCCGCTGCTCATCGCGGCGAACATGGCGCTCGGCATGGGGCAGGTCCTCACCACGGTGTCGGGACAGGCGCTCATCCCGCAGAGCTTCCCGGTGTCCGACCTCAACCGGCGGTTCGGCACGCTCACCATCGGGGTGTCGACCGGGCAGGCGATCGGCGTCCCGCTCGCCGGGCTCATCGCCGGCACCGGTGCGGATGCGCACATCCAGCCGGCGATGTGGGCGATGGCCGGGGTGGCGGCGCTCGCGGTGCCGGCGATGATCGGCGTCGCGCGCCGGCCCGCCGTCCGGCACGTCCCGCGGGCCGAGGCGCGCGCGAGCGTGCAGTCCCCGCTCACCATCCTCCGCACGCAGGGCATGAAGCCGGCGATCTTCGCCTCGATGGCGACCCTCGCCGCCGTCGACATCATGACCGCCTATCTGCCGCTCATCGGTCAGCGCCACGGGCTCGGGGTGCAGACGGTGACCCTGCTCCTCACCGTGCGCACCCTCGCCTCGATCGTGTCGCGGATGTTCATCGGCCGGCTCACCCCCCGCGTACCCTTCGTCGCGCTGCTCGCGCTCGCGAGCCTGACCGGCGGCATCGCGCTCCTCCTCGTGCCGGTGGTGCCCGGCTTCTGGGGGCTCGCGGTCCTCATGGCCTGCGCCGGCTTCGCGTTCGGCCTCACCCAGCCGCTGACGATGACCTGGGTGTCCACGCTCGCCGACCCCGCCAACCGCGCCGCGGTGCTCTCCATCCGGCTCGCCGGCAACCGGCTGAGCCAGGTCGCGATCCCCAGCCTCGCGGCCGGCGTCGCGGTCCTCGGGACCACCGGATCGGTGTTCGGCCTGTCCGGCGCGATCCTCGTCACGGCCGCGGCGTCGACCGCGCTGCGCGGCTCCCCGCCGACTGGAACTTCCCGGCGCAAGCACCTAGACTAG
- the coaD gene encoding pantetheine-phosphate adenylyltransferase, translating into MKVVLPGSYDPVTVGHIDVAARAAKLFDEVVIAVVHNPSKTGNFPLAQRIELITAGLDEDPRTAGAENIAIDDVPGGLLVDYCRDIGAGAVIKGLRSGTDFAYELPMALMNRHLTELETIFVPGDPRYEHVSSSLIREVHALGGDVSGLVPDAVLRAMDAKRG; encoded by the coding sequence ATGAAGGTCGTACTCCCCGGCTCCTATGATCCCGTCACCGTCGGCCACATCGATGTCGCCGCCCGGGCGGCGAAGCTGTTCGACGAGGTCGTCATCGCCGTCGTCCACAATCCGTCGAAGACCGGCAACTTCCCGCTCGCCCAGCGCATCGAACTCATCACCGCGGGGCTCGACGAGGACCCGCGCACCGCGGGCGCGGAGAACATCGCCATCGACGACGTGCCGGGCGGGCTGCTCGTCGACTACTGCCGGGACATCGGGGCCGGTGCGGTGATCAAGGGCCTGCGCTCGGGCACCGATTTCGCCTACGAGCTGCCGATGGCGCTGATGAACCGGCACCTCACCGAGCTCGAGACGATCTTCGTCCCCGGCGACCCGCGCTACGAGCACGTGTCCTCCTCCCTCATCCGCGAGGTCCACGCGCTCGGCGGCGACGTCTCCGGCCTCGTGCCCGATGCCGTGCTCCGGGCGATGGACGCGAAGCGGGGATGA
- the rsmD gene encoding 16S rRNA (guanine(966)-N(2))-methyltransferase RsmD, whose amino-acid sequence MRIISGAHRGHPLRTPAGDATRPTSDRVRESLFSSLASLGVLDGAAVLDVFAGSGALGLEALSRGAASAVFIERAQPVSRIITANVRALGVGDRAEVITRAAAAALAERPPASADLVLVDPPYPLGEAEVTGILALLVPVLRDAEAVVVLERSSRSPEPTLPEGLEIFRDRTMGETRLWFLQLTAD is encoded by the coding sequence ATGCGGATCATCTCCGGCGCCCACCGCGGCCACCCGCTGCGGACCCCGGCGGGCGACGCCACCCGGCCCACCTCGGACCGGGTGCGCGAATCGCTGTTCTCGAGCCTCGCGTCCCTCGGCGTGCTCGACGGGGCGGCGGTCCTCGACGTGTTCGCCGGCTCCGGGGCCCTCGGACTCGAGGCGCTGAGCCGGGGAGCGGCGAGTGCGGTGTTCATCGAGCGCGCCCAGCCGGTGAGCCGGATCATCACCGCCAACGTCCGCGCCCTCGGGGTCGGGGACCGCGCGGAGGTCATCACCCGCGCAGCGGCCGCCGCGCTCGCCGAGCGGCCGCCCGCCTCCGCCGACCTCGTCCTCGTCGATCCGCCCTATCCGCTCGGCGAGGCCGAGGTCACCGGGATCCTCGCGCTGCTCGTCCCCGTGCTCCGCGACGCCGAGGCCGTCGTCGTCCTCGAGCGCTCGTCCCGCTCCCCGGAGCCGACCCTGCCCGAAGGCCTCGAGATCTTCCGCGACCGGACGATGGGGGAGACCCGGCTGTGGTTCCTCCAGCTCACCGCCGACTAG